A single Phragmites australis chromosome 4, lpPhrAust1.1, whole genome shotgun sequence DNA region contains:
- the LOC133914573 gene encoding uncharacterized protein LOC133914573 — MKNECLMLSRKRLIGKKASKKQDEKTSCKDMHRICYTYQTKRYISKNYPKSNILKTNFFNNDQYLFRNAKNGACIAKRYCPEVETSIRGIVLTSPAVRVQPAHPIVRVMAPVFALIAPRYQFTGSHRNGPPVSRDLEALRSKYSDQLVFTGSIRVRTGYEILHLTSYLQQHLHRIAVPMLVLHGADDLVTDPEGSRALYQQSSSPDKSIKLYDVLLYDKSIEPEKEKVMNDIVAWLDLRI, encoded by the exons atgaagaatgaatgcCTTATGTTATCAAGAAAGAGGCTCATCGGCaagaaagcaagcaagaagcaagatgagaagacATCTTGCAAGGACATGCATCGTATTTGCTACACTTACCAGACCAAGAGATATATTAGTAAAAATTACCCCAAAAGTAATATTCTTAAGACTAACTTTTTCAATAATGATCAATACTTATTTAGGAATGCTAAGAATGGTGCTTGTATcgctaag AGGTATTGTCCTGAGGTAGAAACTAGCATTAGAGGTATTGTCCTGACATCACCAGCTGTTCGTGTTCAGCCTGCCCACCCAATCGTAAGG GTCATGGCACCAGTTTTTGCACTCATCGCACCGAGGTACCAGTTCACGGGTTCCCACAGGAACGGGCCACCGGTGTCGCGAGACCTCGAGGCCCTGAGGTCCAAATACTCGGACCAGCTCGTGTTCACCGGCTCCATCCGGGTCAGGACGGGCTACGAGATCCTCCACCTGACGTCGTACCTGCAGCAGCACCTGCACAGGATCGCCGTCCCGATGCTGGTGCTGCACGGCGCTGACGACCTGGTGACCGACCCGGAGGGCTCGCGGGCGCTGTACCAGCAGTCCTCGTCCCCGGACAAGTCCATCAAGCTCTACGACGTGCTGCTCTACGACAAGTCCATCGAGCCCGAGAAGGAGAAGGTGATGAACGACATCGTGGCGTGGTTGGACCTCAGGATCTGA
- the LOC133915574 gene encoding putative 3,4-dihydroxy-2-butanone kinase, which produces MALQGKKLINDHDDVVTEFIEGLVETYPGLQYLDGFPQIKVVLRADVVRGAYDKVAVISGGGSGHEPAHAGFVGPGMLTAAVSGDVFASPPVDSILAAIRAVTGPMGCLLIVKNYTGDRLNFGLAAEQAKSEGYKMEMVIVGDDCALPPPRGIVGRRGLAGTILVHKVAGAAADAGLSLADVASEAKHASEIVGTMGVALSVCTLPGQVTSDRLGPKQMELGLGIHGEPGVAVVDLQPVDVVVEHVLKQILSQETQYLPITRGNNAVILINGLGATPLMELMIAARKVVPELQLEYGIAVDRVYTGSLMTSLDMAGFSITIMKSDENILQRLDAPTKAPAWPVGSEGNRPPAKFPVPVPSSPSMKYDEILTQPQELSTQGCILETAIEASAKEIINLKDSLNEWDSKVGDGDCGTTMYRGATAILEDMKKHYPMNDAAGTINEIGATIRRVMGGTSGILYDILCKAAYASLKQSKTITANEWSDALEASVTAVSKYGGASAGYRTMLDALIPASTVLKQRLKAGDDPVTAFIAASEAASAGADSTKQMQAKAGRSSYIAPDLLASIPDPGAMAAAAWYRAAALAVKNKLHGSES; this is translated from the exons ATGGCCTTGCAGGGGAAGAAGCTCATCAACGACCACGACG ATGTGGTGACAGAGTTCATCGAGGGGCTGGTGGAGACCTACCCGGGCCTGCAGTACCTGGACGGGTTCCCTCAG ATTAAGGTTGTTCTTCGTGCTGATGTCGTTCGTGGTGCCTATGACAAGGTTGCGGTCATATCAG GTGGTGGAAGTGGCCATGAGCCAGCCCATGCTGGATTTGTTGGGCCAGGGATGTTGACTGCTGCTGTTTCTGGAGATGTCTTTGCGTCTCCACCTGTTGATTCTATTTTAGCT GCTATTCGAGCTGTGACGGGCCCCATGGGATGCCTTCTGATAGTAAAG AACTACACTGGTGATAGACTTAATTTTGGATTAGCTGCTGAGCAGGCAAAATCTGAAGGCTATAAGATGGAG ATGGTTATTGTTGGAGATGACTGCGCCCTTCCACCACCTCGAGGGATAGTTGGCAGAAGAGGTTTAGCTGGAACAATTCTTGTGCATAAG GTTGCTGGGGCTGCTGCAGATGCTGGTTTATCTCTTGCTGATGTTGCCTCAGAAGCAAAACATGCATCTGAGATTGTGGGTACAATGGGAGTTGCACTTTCTGTATGCACATTGCCTGGGCAAGTAACATCTGATCGTTTGGGTCCAAAGCAAATGGAGCTTGGCCTTGGAATT CATGGAGAACCTGGTGTTGCTGTTGTTGATCTCCAGCCAGTTGATGTAGTGGTTGAGCATGTTCTTAAGCAGATATTATCACAG GAAACTCAGTATCTTCCTATCACAAGAGGGAACAATGCTGTTATCCTAATCAACGG ATTAGGTGCTACTCCTCTCATGGAACTTATGATTGCAGCAAGAAAAGTGGTTCCTGAGTTACAACTGGAGTATGGGATTGCTGTCGACAGAGTCTACACTGGCTCACTTATGACTTCACTTGATATGGCCG GATTCTCTATTACCATTATGAAGTCAGATGAAAACATTTTGCAGAGACTTGATGCTCCCACTAAAGCCCCGGCATGGCCTGTTGGTTCTGAAG GGAACCGACCACCGGCAAAATTTCCTGTTCCTGTACCGTCATCACCTTCAATGAAGTATGACGAG ATTCTTACTCAACCTCAAGAGCTAAGCACACAAGGGTGTATTTTGGAGACTGCTATTGAAGCAAGTGCTAAAGAAATTATCAATCTCAAGGACAGCCTAAATGAATGGGACAGTAAAGTTGGTGACGGTGACTGTGGAACAACA ATGTATAGAGGTGCAACAGCTATTCTTGAAGATATGAAAAAGCA TTACCCTATGAATGATGCAGCTGGAACAATAAATGAGATTGGGGCAACGATAAGAAGGGTGATGGGTGGAACAAGTGGAATCTT GTATGACATACTCTGCAAGGCTGCATATGCTAGCTTAAAGCAAAGCAAAACTATTACCGCGAATGAAT GGTCTGATGCTTTAGAAGCCTCTGTTACTGCTGTTAGCAAATATGGTGGTGCCAGCGCAGGATACCGTACAATGCTGGATGCTCTAATTCCTGCATCTACAGTCTTGAAGCAG AGGCTTAAGGCTGGTGATGATCCTGTGACTGCCTTTATCGCTGCTTCTGAAGCAGCATCAGCTGGTGCTGATTCCACTAAACAGATGCAAGCAAAG GCGGGACGGTCATCGTACATTGCTCCTGACCTCCTGGCTTCAATCCCTGATCCTGGAGCAATGGCTGCAGCTGCATGGTACCGTGCTGCAGCCCTTGCGGTGAAGAACAAGCTGCACGGCTCAGAGAGCTAG